TATTTATTGCATTTGTTCCGCCAAGTGTATATactttttatataattataaattcAATAAAGATTACAGTGGGTAAAAAGTGGGTGTTTGGGTGCTGATTATCTGCAGGCATTTTTTCCAGGTATTTCTGAACTGAGCTGATTTTAAAAACGGGTATAAATAGTACAGTTTCAGTACGGTCGTAGAAATAATAAGTTCAGTGTTTATACACAATAATATATTCTTCATGCAACACAAGCCATGCTCCGTCTGCTTAGTGCTCCAGTTGTCCATTGACAGGCTCCTTAACGAATATCCTGTTTCATTCTGGTTTATTGTGGAACACCAGATCAGGATGAGTTGCAGGTTCCTTTATCCAGTCGTGTCCTTTTAAGGCTGCACGATTTCGTGTATTTTAAGATGAGTTTGTGGGTGTCTGTCAATATATTTGGGTAAACCAATGAAAGTTTTGCTCGTCAGCTTCATCCATGATGTTACTGATTCACTGATGTTTTAAAGATACTGCAAGGCATAATCACAACTGCAGTATAAACTCTGTGCTAGTGTTTTGTCCCTGTTAGGCAGTCTGTATCCTTGCAGGCATCCGTTCACTCCAGCTACACTACCGTCTCCTTGCCTTTGTCCTTGCACAGGAAGTGCAGTGCTGGGTGTTGTTGGCGATGGGGGGTCTGTTTAGGTGGGGGAATCTGCAGCCTCACTCTGGGGTTGGACTCACTCCAGGTCCTGAACAGGTGGACATGGTAACGCAGAGACACCTGTGATGGTGAATCAAACATTTAGATATATTCATCTATTCAGcgtacagcagcttagccccacccactcacactgaggtCATAAGGAATGTTGCAGCCAGCACTGCGttattcattcacacacacacacacacacacacacacacacacacacacacacacacacacacacacacacacacacacacacacacacacacacagtaaacagtccttcagagtggtttggtgtgaaacgctccattctacagaaacttggTCacaatcgttcacagtggtggtgatgggaaccagatgtccacctctaaaagttccctcacatgaaggtattacatgaaatgttatgaattcgctgcctgatgtctgagatgttgTACGATGGTTTTGAGGTTTTTGGcctaaagtgtttttttttttcttaattcatTCAAGGTGTAGTGGTACATTCAGGAtgtttgtaaggcaaaatagtccccacaGAAAGAATTATTTCTATTTCACCCTTATCAGCATTACATCCatcaggttcactggtggctctggatggtaaataaaatggctatatttgtgttctaGTCGTGGTGACGCTTAGTTCCTGTCACAAACACTgtgaagacatctgaaccacttcacaccaaacctctctgaatgacttggtttacgCATGAGCAAATTAAATACACTGaccaggcgtaacatcatgaccacctccttgtttctacgctcattgtccactttatcagctccacttactgtatagctgcactctgtagttctacagttacagactgtagtccatctgtttctctgatactctgttaccctgttcttcagtggtcaggacccccatggaccctcacagagcaggtactatttgggtggtggatcattctcagcactgcagtaacactgacgcgatggtagtgtgttagtatgtgtggtgctggtacaagtggatcagacacagcagtgctgctgaagtttttaaacactgtgtccactcactgtccacttagacagtcctaccttgtcagtccaccttggagatgtaaagtcagagacgacagctcatctgctgctgcacagtttgtgtcggtcatcctctagtccttcatcagtggtcacaggacgctgcccacaggacgctgttgactggatatttgtggttggtggactatgctcagtccagcagtgactctGATCCACACCACCACgttggtgttactgcagtgctgagaatgatccaccacccaaatagtacctgctctgtgagggtccatgggggtcctgaccactgaagaacagggtatcagagaaacagatggactacagtctgtaactgtagaactacaaagtgcagctatacagtcagtggagctgataaagtggacagtgagtgtagaaacaaggaggtggtcatgatgttatgcctggtggttgtatacattttgaaaaagctgtggaattcccctttaatggaATGGAATGCCCTGAGAAGACTTACAGTGGGGAGTGTAAAATACTTGTGGATTAATATTATGAAATTTCTGAACGTCTAGACTGTTAACGTGTTGGAACGACTTTAGGCCGTCGTGCATAAACAGTTTGAAGGTAAATTGACATACATGGTTTAAAAACATGGGTAGTGCTGATTAGAGAGAACCACACACTCATGCAGCTCCTCCAAGCCCGGCTTTTAATCAAAAGGGACTCACAACAGTCCAGAAGAAGTAGATGGTGAAGAGGGCCACTGTGAGCACTATGAGTCCGAACGCCTCCATGCCGTTGCTGTAGTACAGGTCCATGGCCCCCTTCATGCACAGCCAGCCGGACAGACTGGCCAGTGGAGTTATGAACAGGAAGCAGATCGCGTCCCCGCACAGCGTCCGCCTCTGGTGCTGCATGGATGGAGCGGCCAGCCACTAAACCAGCAGAGACGGACGTGATCAGAACAGTATTAACCCAACtcatgtacagcactgtgcaaaagtcagagcccacattcatttatttgttcttCAGTTAAAAAGGCCTTTAAGTAGAACTTACTCATTTTTCAACGTCaggcaaaaacatttattacagtttattccattcttttctcaaagaatctgcagccACATCTTCAAAgttcttagaagttggtttagccttttctgcttttcacagtcCAAGTAATTCCAATTACAAATCTAGGCTGTTGGTGCTTTAAACGTCTCAGATGTCCAGCTTCTGTGATCTAGATGTGATGCATGTATTCTCTAAAATGTTATACTAACATTAAAACCTTATCCTCTGTTCATTTCGCTCGTGTTACTGTTTGCTATCTGGCGCGGACCAAAGGAGGTGGTTCCCCTTTCCCCTTTTGAgtgttggttcctctcaaggtttcctcCCCCTGCTTTTAGGGAGcttttcttgccactgttgccattggcCACACTCCTGGGGAtcagacctggatttttctgtaaagctgctttctgaccatgcctgttgtaaaaacgctatataaataaatttgacttattacgccctgcatgtacttcACTGTCATGAACAGATGTTACAAAATGCATATAAGCCAAAAACCTTCAGccattcataaccattccatgtaatgactttctgtgagggagcttttagaggtcgacgtctggttcccatcaccaccactgtgaacaactctgactctgtacgtttctctagaacagagcgtttcgcaccaaaccactccgaatgactgtTTGCATCTGAACcgtttatttatgcagaaattctgaaaatttGATAGACTTGCCCTTTCAGCTTGATCACAGTGATGGGGCTGTGATAGCCTCCCCTGAACATAAATGTTGGATACATTTATATTTCTAAGCTTAATAATTATCAACAAATTGACAGAACTGTTCTGACACCAGCACAGCTTTTACTTGAAGACCCAACCTCTTTGTTAAGATCAAGCTTCAAGCTTTTTAGAGGTAATTAAAGTAACTTGGTTCCTATTGGAGCAATCCGGCTACATGTGTGGCTCATTTTCTTCATTATTCCTTTGTTATTACCTATGTTAGCTCATTAATTGGATTTTGAAGGGCATTGAGAAGCTGTTGGTGAACATATTTGACCACAGCTGTGCAGAGGTTTTCTCAGACGCAGTCCTCGGAACACTGTTCAGCATTTATGAGCACAAGAGGGACTTCTGATTCGTCTGTCCCACGGGCCCCAGCAGACGGGCTGTAATCGTCAGCTTACTGTGTGCCAGTCCACACAGGCGAGATAAAAGACCTCATGGAAGCGCAGAGCCCTGGCCGGGCCTCGCTGGACTACGCGCGCCATCTAATCTCATTACCTGCTAAGTGGCTTTAGTGGTTAAAAGCAGCCGAGCTGCAGCAGAGCCTGCAATGTGAACTCTGCCTGTGGGTCGACCTGGGACATGAGGACATGACTTCAGCGCGACGctgaaagtttgg
This Pygocentrus nattereri isolate fPygNat1 chromosome 15, fPygNat1.pri, whole genome shotgun sequence DNA region includes the following protein-coding sequences:
- the zgc:158785 gene encoding E3 ubiquitin-protein ligase MARCHF3, encoding MQGEEWSAAPDSGPARLEKAETEQEAEESRTTLVQEVSQCPADVPSMVPATSCSSLNGEEPFCRICHEGHSAGDLLSPCECAGTLAMVHRVCLEHWLTASGTSHCELCHFEFALKRLPKPLTEWLAAPSMQHQRRTLCGDAICFLFITPLASLSGWLCMKGAMDLYYSNGMEAFGLIVLTVALFTIYFFWTVVSLRYHVHLFRTWSESNPRVRLQIPPPKQTPHRQQHPALHFLCKDKGKETVV